The Coffea arabica cultivar ET-39 chromosome 3c, Coffea Arabica ET-39 HiFi, whole genome shotgun sequence genome contains a region encoding:
- the LOC113734117 gene encoding photosystem I reaction center subunit II, chloroplastic-like has translation MAMATQASLFTPTLSSPSDRVTVPWKQSSLVAFASPKPIKTNMATRTIRAMAEEASTAAAPAGFTPPQLDPNTPSPIFAGSTGGLLRKAQVEEFYVITWDSPKEQIFEMPTGGAAIMRQGPNLLKLARKEQCLALGTRLRSKYKISYQFYRVFPNGEVQYLHPKDGVYPEKVNPGRQGVGLNLRSIGKNISPIEVKFTGKQVYEL, from the coding sequence ATGGCCATGGCAACTCAAGCCTCCCTCTTCACCCCAACTCTTTCCTCCCCAAGTGACCGAGTTACTGTGCCATGGAAGCAATCATCCCTGGTTGCATTTGCAAGTCCTAAGCCAATCAAGACCAACATGGCAACAAGGACCATCAGGGCCATGGCAGAGGAAGCGTCCACAGCAGCGGCACCAGCGGGATTCACCCCACCACAATTGGACCCAAACACCCCATCACCAATCTTTGCAGGCAGCACAGGAGGGCTATTGAGGAAGGCCCAAGTCGAGGAATTCTATGTTATCACATGGGATTCTCCGAAAGAACAGATTTTTGAGATGCCTACTGGTGGTGCAGCCATAATGAGACAAGgtccaaacttgctcaaattGGCTAGGAAAGAGCAATGCTTAGCTCTTGGCACTAGACTTAGGTCCAAGTACAAGATTAGCTACCAGTTTTACAGGGTTTTCCCTAATGGTGAGGTGCAATATTTGCACCCGAAAGATGGTGTCTACCCAGAGAAGGTGAACCCCGGACGTCAAGGAGTTGGGCTGAACCTCAGATCAATCGGGAAGAACATTAGCCCAATTGAGGTCAAATTCACTGGGAAGCAAGTGTATGAGTTGTAA